A window of Candidatus Hydrogenedens sp. genomic DNA:
TGCCGGGTGAAGAAGGTTATCCCGCCTATTTAGGAACACGAATTGCCAGTTTCTATGAACGCTCAGGGAATGTTATCTGTTTAGGTTCAGATAAGAGAAACGGAACATTATCTCTTATCGGTGCGGTATCCCCTCCGGGCGGAGATTTTTCTGAACCTGTGGTGCAGGCAACCCTCCGTGTCGTTAAAGTATTCTGGGGCTTAGATGATAAGTTGGCGTTTGCCCGACATTTCCCCGCAATCAACTGGCTAACCTCGTATTCTCTCTATCAGGAAGTAGTTGATAAATATGCCAATGAACATTACAATCCAAGATGGTCAGAAGTGCGTCGAAGGGCAATGGCTATATTGCAACGAGAAGCAGAGTTAGAAGAATTAGTGCGACTGGTGGGTATGGATGCTCTTCCAGCGGAAGACCGTTTGTTAATGCAGGCGGCAAAAATGATAAGAGAAGATTTCTTACATCAGAACGCCTTTGATGAATTGGATACCTACACATCCATGGTAAAACAATTTCAACTTTTGAATACAATTTTACATTACTATGATGAAGTTCGTCCTGCATTACAAAAAGGTGTTCCTTTAACCAAACTTTTGACTTTGCCTGTTCTCGAAGAAATTTCTAAAGCAAAATTAATCCATGAGGATAAATTAGCCCAATTTGATGAATTGAGAAATAAAGTTTCAGAACAAGTAAAAGCCTTAATGTCATAAAGTTATAGATAAATGTTAAACAACATAAAAATAGAGTGAGGTGAATAACCGTGGTTACGAAAGAATATCGCACAGTAAAAGAAATTATCGGTCCACTAATGTTAATCGAAGGAGTAGAAGGAATTACTTACGGTGAACTAACGGATATTCGTCTTGACGATGGGACTATGCGTCGTGGACGTGTTCTGGAAGTGCATCGGGACAAAGCAGTAGTTCAGGTATTTGAAGGTACCAGTGGACTGGCTCCCCAAGGTGTTACAGTTAAATTTTTGGGGAAAGGGGTTGAATTAGGTGTCTCATCGGATATTTTGGGTCGAGTGTTTGATGGTTTCGGAAGACCGATTGATGATGGACCTCCTATTATCCCTGAAAAATGGTTGAATATTAACGGGAACCCCATGAACCCCTATTCCAGAGACTATCCTAACGAATTTATCCAAACAGGTATTTCAACAATAGACCTGTTAAATCCATTAGTGCGTGGACAAAAACTCCCCTTCTTTTCAGGTTCGGGTTTACCTCACTCAAGAATGGCGGCACAAGTAGCGCGTCAGGCAAGGGTATTGAAGACGGGTGAAAAGTTTGCTGTGATATTTGCTACAATGGGTATTACCTTTGAAGAAGCAGAGTTTTTTATTAATGACTTCCGCAGAACAGGGGCTCTTGAAAGAGCCGTACTGTTTATTAATCTAGCTGATGACCCTGCTATTGAACGAATAGCAGTTCCTCGTATGGCTTTAACCGCAGCAGAATTTTTAGCATATGAAAAAGATATGCATGTTCTTGTTATTCTAACAGACCTTACAAATTATTGCGAGGCGTTGCGCGAAATATCTGCGGCACGGAAAGAAGTTCCGGGAAGACGCGGTTATCCGGGTTATTTGTATACAGACTTAAGTACGATTTATGAACGAGCAGGTCGTATCAAGGGTAAGAGTGGTTCAATAACCCAGCTTCCTGTATTGACCATGCCTGAAGATGATAAAACACATCCTATCCCTGACCTTACGGGATATATCACAGAAGGGCAGATAATTTTAAGTCGTTCTTTACATGCACAGGGTATTTATCCTCCGGTTGATGTTCTCCCGTCTCTATCTCGATTAAAAGATAAAGGAATTGGTGTTGGAAAGACGCGAGAAGACCATGCAAATGTAATGAATCAGTTATATGCAGCATACGCACGCGGTAAGAATGCAAAAGAATTGGCAGTGGTATTAGGTGAATCTGCCTTGAGCGATATTGACCTTTTATATGTGAAATTTGCAGATGCATTTGAAGACCGTTTTATCCGTCAGGGTGAAGATGAAAACCGCAGTATTGAGGATAGTCTGCGGATAGGTTGGGAATTACTTGGTTTGCTCCCGAAAGCAGAGTTAAAACGCGTGAGACCTGAATTTATTGAAAAATACTATCCCGAAAATAAATAAACCCATATAGAATTATTATGTAAGGTTGCTATATGAGATTAGCAGTAAATCCGACAAGAATGGAGTTGCTTCGGCTACGAAAGAGATTGGTTGTAGCCCAGCGAGGTCATAAGTTGTTAAAAGATAAATTAGATGGTCTGATGAAGGATTTCGGGAGAATTACAGCAGAATATAAAAAGGCACGATTAGAAGTAGACAATGAATTGCCTCAGGTTTTGAAATTGTTTGTTTTGGCTGAAGCTACCTCTTCCAGATTAATTGTAGAAGATGCTCTTGAATCTACAAGACAAGAGATGGATATACAAATGAAACCTCAAAGATTGATGAGTGTGCAGATTCCTAAATTGGAGATTACTTTTGGGAAAAGCGAAGGTGGTTATTCTTTAATTCATACATCATCGGAATTGGACAAAGCTATAACAAAAATGAAAGAATTCTTGCCTAAACTATTGAAAATGGCTGAATTAGAAGAAACTGTCCGTAGATTATGTCAGGAAATAGAGAAGACGAGAAGAAGAGTTAATGCTTTAGAGCATACATTAATCCCACGAATGAAAGAGACTATCAAATTTATTAAGAACAAATTGGACGAAATGGAACGATCAACCACCAGTCAGTTGATGAGGATAAAAGCACAGCGTTTAGCACAAGAAGCAGGTAAGTAGATTTTTAATGTAGATTTTTTATAAGGTCGGACAAGTCAAGCAAGTTCGACCTTATTTACTTATCAGAAAATAATTTATTTCGCCCAATTCACTTGAATATTTTCTTGGAAATTCCGTGCTTGTTCACTAACTTGAGCGGTTTTTACATCACCGGAATGAATATACATACGATATCGGAATGTCAAAGTTTCACCCTTTTTAATCGTATAATTTCCATTTTTTGGAAGGTTCTTATTATATTCCTTTTCGCGGAAGTAGGAGTATCCAAAGCAATTGGCACCGAAAAGTCCATATTTACGAACATGCCAACTGGTAGGATAACGCAGGTTTGATGGATGGTCAAAAATAGCCAATCCTCGCCAACCAACATCTTTCATATCTGCAGAGTAATCACACCATGGGGTCGGTTTCCCCCAAACTTTATCTTCACCTGTTTCACCACTTGCTATGGTTATTATCCCTTTAGATGAAATATCTGGATGCATTCTTGCAGCTACAATTCCTCCTTCTTTTGTATCCCTAAATTCAGTATCCTTTTCTTCTGCAATAAAGGATACAAAAGCATCAAAAATACGGGCTTTCTCGGGAGTATTATAAAAACGGTATTCGCGATTTTCTGTAATTAGGTAATTTCCATCTTTGTCATACCACTTATTATTGCTAACTATCCATCCATAAGCATCGTCTGAACCATAGGTTACATTTTCAACTCTTTGACTACCGGTTCCTTCTTCTTCTGTCCAGACATCTACACCATTAATGTTTCCATACGCGGACCAGAAAGATTTATGATGAGGGTGGTCCTGAGCAAATTTTGGAGTTCCTTCAGGTTTCATGGAATAATCTCTCGTAATAGTAACTTGATTTTCAGACATTAAGGGCCAGAGAAACGGTTTTTTCCATTCTTTGCCATAATGATATACCGTAAGTAATTTATCATCAATAATAACCTTTAAGGTATCAGGCTTATCTCCGGGAATTACCTGGACATGAGGCACATATTCTTTGGGTTTATCATGAAGTTTTACCTCGTATGTATGCTCTGTATTAGGCATTGCACCTTCAGGAATACATACAAATTCTCCATTTCGTATGGTCACAGGAAATTCTTTGCCTGTTTTTGCGTGCAGTATTGTTACTATTTTGTTTTCAGGGACAGTAGCATTGCAGGGTAAAACAAGAATGGGATTAACCATTTTATAATCACCTGCTTTAAGTTGAATTTTCATTTGTTCCAGCGACTCAGGAAAAACAGAAGTGTTTAAGAAAAATAATAGAGTTAAAAGCAATGAGATAGAAATAACTTTGCCATTCATAGTAAGACTCCTTTATCTTGGGGTGATGGTAACTTATTTGGGTTTATTATATAACTTTATTCAAGTATCTTTCAAAAACTATAAAAAAAGCAGTTTTAAATTATAGATGAATTTTTAGTATTCTTATATGAAATGTCAAGAGAAAATAAAAGGAATAAATTATGGAAACAAGAAGAGATTTTATAAAGACATGTGCTTTAGGTTTAGGTTTAACAGGTGTTAGCCCGATTACTTTTGGAGGTACAGAAACAGGACAAAAGAAAGAAGATAATGAAACAAAAAGGTATCAAGGGGGAATTAGTCCTTGGCCTTTGGTTTTAAATACAAGCACAATAAGGCCTGCCCCGAACTTATTAGAAAAGATAAAGATTGCTCATGAAACGAAATGGGATGGAGTAGAACCGTGGATTAATGAGATAGAGGAATACGAGAAACAAGGAGGTAATTTAAAAGACTTAGGTAAACAAATTAAAGATTTAGGGCTTATTGTACCTAATGTAATAGGTCTGTGGGATTCTATGCCTGAGGGTGAGGAAAACTTTAAATCTTCTCTGGAAGTAAATCGTAATAGAATGCGGATGGCTGCAGATATTGGTTCTAAACATATTGCAGCAATTCCAGCACCTGATAGAGAAAATATAGACCTGAAATGGTGTGCCCGTTGTTATAAAGAATTGCTGAAAATTGGGGAGGAAGAATATGGAATAAGGGTTGTTGTTGAGTTTGTAGGTTTCTTTAAGGGAGTTTATCGTTTTGGGCAAGCCTGTGCCATTGCTGTGGATGCAGATGACCCAAGAGCATGTATTCTTGCGGATACCTTTCACTTATTCCGTGGGGGGTCAGGTTTCTCCGGTTTAGAATTAGTTCAGGGCAAACTTATTGCCCATTTCCATTGGAATGATGTGCCGGGAGATGTTCCCCGCGAAGAACAAGGCGATGCTCATCGTATATATCCTGGAGATGGAATTCTTCCTTTAAAAGAAGTACTAATAACATTAAAGAATATCGGTTATACGGGTTGCCTATCGTTGGAAATTTTTAATAGAGAATATTGGAAGCAGGACTTAAAAGTGGTAGCAGAAAATGGTTTGAAAAAAATGCAGGAATGTGTTAAATCAGCAGGAGTATAGTGGATGCAATTTCGATTTCTATTATTTTTAGGTATAATACTGTTTTTACCCTTTGTTTTTAGTTGTCAGCATGGTAATGTGCTGGAGAAATTAAGTACAAATACCGAGTTCAAACAGGAAGAAAGCCCGGATTTATTATTAGAAGATATATATTCCAATGAGGAAGAGGAGGAAATAGAAATATCTTTGAATGATATGGATAACGCAGATAAAGGGGATATACCACAGGGGATAGAATTCAATGAAAAAGTTCCTCATCTCTGGCCTATAAAAGATAATTCGGGGTATATTAGTTCCTGGTTTGGCGCTTCTCGCAGTAAAGGAGGCGGTAGCACAAGAGTACATAAAGGAATTGATATTATTGTTCCACAAGGGACCCCTGTAATAGCAACGGCGGATGGAATTGTTCGTTTAGCAGGGACAATGAATGGTTACGGTTTATTAATTGTTGTAGAACATACAGATGGAATACACAGTGCGTATGCCCATTTGAGCCAATTGATGGTTAAAGTAGGGGATGTTATAAAAGAAGGGGATATTATAGGTCTGTCTGGTGACACAGGTAGGGTAACTACTGCTCATCTACATTATGAAGTCAGAAAAGGTGAAAAAGCACTGAATCCTTTATGGTTTTTGCCGGCTATAGAAGAATAAATTTTTTAATAGAAGTAAATGCTTTTATTTATCCAATCAATTTCATTTTAGGGGGTATTGATTTAAAATGTATAATATAGTAAAGTTAAAAGTTGTTTGACTTTATAAGGAGGCTGAATACTCTGATTACAGGTAATATTCACGNNNNNNNNNNGGTTTAAAAGCAAATCAGATAAAGAGGCTTGAATCACTAAAGAATAGGAAACCGGTTGCAACGAGAATAATTTCAGTAGAATTGAGCCGAACATTATGCGAACTATCTCATGAGATTAGCCGACAGATAGGTGTTCTTATAGACCGTAAAGGAAGAATAACGGATGTGTGTGTGGGTGATGCACAGTCAATTCCTATGCCCCCTATTGAGAGGAGGGCGTTAAACCGATTATCTGAGGTGCGGCTTGTCCATACGCATTTA
This region includes:
- a CDS encoding V-type ATP synthase subunit D; the encoded protein is MRLAVNPTRMELLRLRKRLVVAQRGHKLLKDKLDGLMKDFGRITAEYKKARLEVDNELPQVLKLFVLAEATSSRLIVEDALESTRQEMDIQMKPQRLMSVQIPKLEITFGKSEGGYSLIHTSSELDKAITKMKEFLPKLLKMAELEETVRRLCQEIEKTRRRVNALEHTLIPRMKETIKFIKNKLDEMERSTTSQLMRIKAQRLAQEAGK
- a CDS encoding PmoA family protein; this translates as MNGKVISISLLLTLLFFLNTSVFPESLEQMKIQLKAGDYKMVNPILVLPCNATVPENKIVTILHAKTGKEFPVTIRNGEFVCIPEGAMPNTEHTYEVKLHDKPKEYVPHVQVIPGDKPDTLKVIIDDKLLTVYHYGKEWKKPFLWPLMSENQVTITRDYSMKPEGTPKFAQDHPHHKSFWSAYGNINGVDVWTEEEGTGSQRVENVTYGSDDAYGWIVSNNKWYDKDGNYLITENREYRFYNTPEKARIFDAFVSFIAEEKDTEFRDTKEGGIVAARMHPDISSKGIITIASGETGEDKVWGKPTPWCDYSADMKDVGWRGLAIFDHPSNLRYPTSWHVRKYGLFGANCFGYSYFREKEYNKNLPKNGNYTIKKGETLTFRYRMYIHSGDVKTAQVSEQARNFQENIQVNWAK
- a CDS encoding sugar phosphate isomerase/epimerase, which translates into the protein METRRDFIKTCALGLGLTGVSPITFGGTETGQKKEDNETKRYQGGISPWPLVLNTSTIRPAPNLLEKIKIAHETKWDGVEPWINEIEEYEKQGGNLKDLGKQIKDLGLIVPNVIGLWDSMPEGEENFKSSLEVNRNRMRMAADIGSKHIAAIPAPDRENIDLKWCARCYKELLKIGEEEYGIRVVVEFVGFFKGVYRFGQACAIAVDADDPRACILADTFHLFRGGSGFSGLELVQGKLIAHFHWNDVPGDVPREEQGDAHRIYPGDGILPLKEVLITLKNIGYTGCLSLEIFNREYWKQDLKVVAENGLKKMQECVKSAGV
- a CDS encoding V-type ATP synthase subunit B translates to MVTKEYRTVKEIIGPLMLIEGVEGITYGELTDIRLDDGTMRRGRVLEVHRDKAVVQVFEGTSGLAPQGVTVKFLGKGVELGVSSDILGRVFDGFGRPIDDGPPIIPEKWLNINGNPMNPYSRDYPNEFIQTGISTIDLLNPLVRGQKLPFFSGSGLPHSRMAAQVARQARVLKTGEKFAVIFATMGITFEEAEFFINDFRRTGALERAVLFINLADDPAIERIAVPRMALTAAEFLAYEKDMHVLVILTDLTNYCEALREISAARKEVPGRRGYPGYLYTDLSTIYERAGRIKGKSGSITQLPVLTMPEDDKTHPIPDLTGYITEGQIILSRSLHAQGIYPPVDVLPSLSRLKDKGIGVGKTREDHANVMNQLYAAYARGKNAKELAVVLGESALSDIDLLYVKFADAFEDRFIRQGEDENRSIEDSLRIGWELLGLLPKAELKRVRPEFIEKYYPENK
- a CDS encoding M23 family metallopeptidase, whose protein sequence is MQFRFLLFLGIILFLPFVFSCQHGNVLEKLSTNTEFKQEESPDLLLEDIYSNEEEEEIEISLNDMDNADKGDIPQGIEFNEKVPHLWPIKDNSGYISSWFGASRSKGGGSTRVHKGIDIIVPQGTPVIATADGIVRLAGTMNGYGLLIVVEHTDGIHSAYAHLSQLMVKVGDVIKEGDIIGLSGDTGRVTTAHLHYEVRKGEKALNPLWFLPAIEE